A single Methanosarcinales archaeon DNA region contains:
- a CDS encoding MFS transporter — protein MRLNVIQFFTNTSIMMSMMLIPLLAGEMGATLTQVGIIMSVYGICLFFSSYMFSKAADEWDIKKLLLIGLACSVVAYYLQVFAYDPLSLAVIRGLLGICVGMYPAALIMHVYGQKRSLGKFISFGALGWAAGFLGAGLLGDYNIIFAVSALMVLFSLFIAAGMQRVEVERIKVDYFSFSTIKKNWNIYLTFFLRHIGAVACWTIFPLYLTTLGADKFRIGVIYAINPIVQFFLMRRLDSLNMEKVVKAGYLFSVAAFFSLIPATVYYHVIPSMLLVAASWSFLLVGSIELLITRNTDKATASGFLNSVISLSMIVGALIGGAIAHQWGFQSVFAVAGGLSLVSYMFSTTLTQAQV, from the coding sequence ATGAGACTGAATGTGATCCAGTTCTTTACCAACACTTCTATAATGATGTCAATGATGCTGATCCCTCTCCTTGCCGGTGAGATGGGAGCCACCCTTACCCAGGTGGGTATCATAATGAGCGTGTATGGGATATGCCTGTTCTTCTCATCATATATGTTCAGTAAGGCTGCTGATGAGTGGGATATTAAAAAATTACTGCTCATAGGTCTTGCATGCTCTGTTGTTGCCTATTATCTTCAGGTGTTTGCGTACGATCCGTTAAGCCTGGCAGTTATCAGGGGGTTATTAGGAATATGTGTTGGAATGTATCCGGCAGCCCTTATAATGCATGTATATGGACAAAAGAGAAGCTTGGGAAAATTCATATCTTTTGGTGCTCTGGGCTGGGCTGCAGGCTTTTTAGGGGCCGGTCTGCTCGGGGATTATAATATCATTTTCGCAGTCAGTGCATTAATGGTCCTGTTCTCTTTATTTATTGCTGCGGGCATGCAAAGAGTGGAAGTTGAACGGATTAAAGTGGATTATTTCTCATTTTCCACCATTAAAAAGAATTGGAATATCTATCTCACATTCTTTTTACGTCATATAGGGGCCGTTGCATGCTGGACCATATTCCCTTTGTATCTCACAACGTTAGGTGCGGATAAGTTCCGGATAGGAGTCATATACGCCATTAATCCAATCGTCCAATTCTTCTTGATGCGCAGATTAGACAGCTTGAATATGGAAAAAGTTGTAAAAGCCGGGTATTTGTTCTCAGTAGCTGCATTTTTCAGCTTGATTCCGGCTACGGTCTACTATCATGTCATTCCCAGTATGCTGCTGGTGGCTGCATCCTGGTCATTCCTGTTAGTAGGCTCTATTGAACTCCTTATCACACGCAATACTGATAAGGCAACAGCTTCCGGCTTTCTTAATTCGGTAATCAGTCTGTCCATGATAGTTGGTGCTCTGATTGGGGGTGCTATTGCCCATC
- a CDS encoding YkgJ family cysteine cluster protein translates to MQVITLIQQSIESRQEQFKEELQRLRDYPDEKLVDIIKQLGFQCNLCGKCCTLEFNDHVFLLDKDTAAIKQIDASALIPAPYYEFCDHNGSFYVSGYALKTGPDGSCFFLDDNKRCQIYNHRLTICRIYPYMLHRETDEEGNIDWRQISGLNEHGFYHTEINDQECQHIARETKDYEIAYLEHEIEFLRAIQAYFRNNKLKHVQRTYDTKIREFNKGKEIEVFVYYNGRFEKNIVTIHDY, encoded by the coding sequence ATGCAGGTGATCACTTTAATACAGCAATCAATTGAATCCAGGCAAGAACAATTCAAAGAAGAACTGCAACGTTTGAGAGATTATCCGGATGAAAAATTAGTTGACATAATCAAACAACTGGGATTTCAATGCAATCTGTGCGGCAAATGCTGCACATTGGAATTCAATGACCATGTATTTCTTCTTGATAAAGACACTGCTGCAATCAAGCAAATAGACGCATCTGCCCTCATACCCGCCCCGTACTATGAGTTCTGTGACCACAACGGCAGTTTCTATGTCTCAGGCTATGCCTTAAAAACAGGCCCTGACGGTTCATGCTTCTTTTTAGATGACAACAAGCGGTGCCAGATATATAACCATAGGCTTACCATATGCAGGATATACCCATATATGCTACACCGAGAAACTGATGAAGAGGGAAATATCGACTGGCGTCAGATAAGCGGTCTTAATGAGCATGGATTTTACCATACTGAGATCAACGATCAGGAATGCCAGCATATCGCAAGGGAGACTAAGGATTATGAGATCGCATATCTTGAGCATGAAATAGAATTTTTAAGAGCAATACAGGCATATTTCAGGAATAATAAGCTCAAGCATGTCCAAAGAACCTATGATACTAAGATAAGGGAGTTTAACAAAGGCAAAGAGATCGAGGTTTTTGTATATTATAATGGAAGATTTGAGAAAAACATTGTAACCATTCATGATTATTAA